The following coding sequences lie in one Kingella potus genomic window:
- the nuoN gene encoding NADH-quinone oxidoreductase subunit NuoN, with the protein MNTTSLNLLPALPEIVLLCGLSAVLLIDLWLPQERRGVTHYLSLLVLALTAAAQFYVPAGASSIFSDMYLSDGLSRLAKPVMYAALAAAFVYAKPYNNARKIFSGEFYTLSMFGLLGMSVMASAGHFLVAYIGLELLSLSLYAMIALRRDSARSAEAALKYFVLGALASGLLLYGISMIYGASGSLDFATVLANSYNGLESPWLMKLGLVFVVVAVAFKLGAVPFHMWVPDVYEGAPTSVAAIVGSAPKMAAAVFAARILYGAMGNEHGDWTQMLVILSVASLLIGNLAAIMQTNMKRMLAYSTVSHMGFVLMGFLGGSISFSSGLYYALTYVLTALVGFGVLMQLSNESSECENISDLAGLNQRNAWYAFLMLLTMFSMAGIPPLVGFYAKLQVIQMLVGKGYLWLSVFAVVMSLVGAFYYLRVVRCIYFEDPQGERAPAANIPANVLLSANALLLLAWGILPQSVMDWCVQAVQSAAG; encoded by the coding sequence ATGAATACGACTAGTTTGAACCTGCTTCCGGCGCTGCCTGAAATCGTGCTGTTGTGCGGCTTGTCGGCGGTGCTGCTGATTGATTTGTGGCTGCCGCAGGAGCGGCGGGGCGTTACCCATTATTTGAGCCTGCTGGTGCTGGCTCTGACGGCGGCGGCGCAGTTTTATGTTCCCGCCGGAGCGTCCAGCATTTTCAGCGATATGTATCTTTCAGACGGCCTGTCGCGTTTGGCAAAACCGGTAATGTATGCCGCTTTGGCCGCTGCTTTCGTATATGCCAAGCCGTACAACAATGCGCGCAAAATATTCAGCGGCGAGTTTTACACGCTGTCGATGTTCGGCCTGCTGGGTATGAGCGTGATGGCCAGCGCGGGGCATTTTCTTGTTGCCTATATCGGCTTGGAGCTGCTCTCGCTTTCGCTGTATGCCATGATTGCGCTGCGCCGCGATTCCGCCCGTTCCGCCGAGGCCGCGCTGAAATATTTCGTACTCGGCGCACTGGCTTCCGGCCTGCTGCTGTACGGTATTTCCATGATTTACGGCGCAAGCGGGTCGCTTGATTTCGCCACCGTCCTTGCCAACAGCTACAACGGCCTTGAAAGCCCGTGGCTGATGAAGCTCGGCTTGGTGTTTGTCGTTGTGGCCGTGGCCTTCAAGCTCGGGGCCGTGCCTTTCCATATGTGGGTGCCCGACGTATACGAGGGTGCGCCCACCTCTGTTGCCGCCATCGTCGGCAGTGCGCCGAAAATGGCTGCTGCCGTGTTTGCCGCCCGCATCCTGTACGGTGCGATGGGCAACGAACACGGCGATTGGACGCAGATGCTGGTCATCCTCTCCGTCGCCTCCCTGCTGATCGGCAATCTGGCCGCCATCATGCAGACCAATATGAAACGTATGCTGGCCTATTCCACCGTATCGCACATGGGCTTTGTGCTGATGGGTTTTCTCGGCGGCAGCATCAGCTTCTCTTCCGGCCTCTACTACGCGCTGACCTATGTCCTTACCGCCTTAGTCGGCTTTGGTGTATTGATGCAGCTTTCCAACGAATCGTCCGAATGCGAAAACATCAGCGATCTGGCCGGGCTGAACCAGCGCAATGCCTGGTATGCCTTCCTGATGCTGCTTACCATGTTTTCGATGGCCGGCATTCCGCCGCTGGTCGGCTTCTATGCCAAATTGCAGGTAATACAGATGCTGGTGGGCAAAGGCTATCTGTGGTTGTCGGTGTTTGCCGTGGTGATGTCGCTGGTTGGCGCGTTTTACTATCTGCGCGTTGTCCGCTGCATCTATTTTGAAGACCCGCAGGGCGAACGTGCGCCCGCCGCCAATATTCCCGCCAACGTGCTGCTGTCGGCCAACGCCCTGCTGCTTTTGGCATGGGGCATCCTGCCGCAGAGCGTGATGGACTGGTGCGTGCAGGCCGTGCAGTCTGCGGCGGGCTGA
- a CDS encoding carbon-nitrogen hydrolase family protein: MQKIRAAVIQTVSSAHPESNIRTMRRLVRQAAEAGADWAVLPEYWPLMGHSDSDKLALAEPFGAGRFQTALAEAAAECRLILFGGTIPLQSGETGKVLNTLLTYGRGGELLGRYDKIHLFGYSGLGERYAEADTIQAGASVPQLAADGWKLAQGICYDLRFPEFFRAQSPFDALVLPAAFTYTTGKAHWELLLRARAVENQCYVLAAGQGGRHESGRRTFGHSMIIDPWGDILAVLPEGEGVITADLDPVRLSSVRTRMPALAHRVL; the protein is encoded by the coding sequence ATGCAAAAAATCCGTGCCGCCGTTATCCAAACCGTCTCCTCTGCTCATCCCGAATCCAACATCCGCACCATGCGCCGCCTCGTGCGCCAAGCCGCCGAAGCGGGCGCAGACTGGGCGGTGCTGCCCGAATACTGGCCTCTGATGGGGCATTCCGACAGCGACAAACTCGCCTTGGCCGAACCCTTCGGCGCAGGACGTTTTCAGACGGCCTTAGCCGAAGCTGCCGCCGAATGCCGCCTCATCCTGTTCGGCGGCACCATTCCGCTGCAAAGCGGCGAAACGGGCAAAGTGCTCAACACCCTGCTGACGTACGGACGCGGCGGCGAACTGCTCGGCCGCTACGACAAAATACACCTCTTCGGCTATTCCGGCCTCGGCGAACGCTATGCCGAAGCCGACACCATTCAGGCAGGCGCAAGCGTGCCGCAGCTTGCCGCCGACGGCTGGAAGCTGGCGCAGGGCATCTGCTACGACCTGCGTTTTCCCGAGTTTTTCCGCGCCCAATCCCCTTTCGACGCACTCGTCCTGCCTGCCGCTTTCACTTACACCACCGGCAAAGCGCATTGGGAGCTGCTGCTGCGCGCCCGCGCCGTAGAAAACCAATGCTACGTTCTCGCGGCGGGACAGGGCGGCCGCCACGAAAGCGGCCGCCGCACCTTCGGCCACAGCATGATCATCGACCCGTGGGGCGACATTCTCGCCGTCCTGCCCGAAGGCGAAGGCGTGATTACCGCCGACCTCGACCCCGTACGCCTGTCCAGCGTCCGCACCCGCATGCCCGCACTGGCGCACCGGGTTTTGTAG
- a CDS encoding DUF808 domain-containing protein translates to MAFASLFTLLDDIASVLDDVALMTKTAAKKTVGVVGDDLALNAGQVTGVSAERELPVVWRVTKGSLKNKLILIPAALLVSALLPALVTPLLMIGGLFLCFEGVEKLLHKFLHRPAAGHSPHAVPDELANEDDKIKGAVRTDFILSAEIIIISLGTLAPEATLADRALVLTAIGLGMTVFVYGLVAVIVKLDDFGLFLARRGGILKSIGEGLVSAMPYLMRGLSAAGTLAVFLVGGGMIAHNAPVLADFLHQMHWHEGFAGSLASLLTGLASGAAACAVVLPLMKLFGKKH, encoded by the coding sequence ATGGCTTTCGCTTCCCTTTTCACCCTGCTCGACGACATTGCCTCCGTTCTCGACGATGTGGCGCTGATGACCAAAACCGCCGCCAAGAAAACCGTAGGCGTGGTGGGCGACGACCTCGCCCTCAATGCCGGACAGGTAACGGGCGTGTCCGCCGAGCGCGAGCTACCGGTGGTGTGGCGCGTAACGAAAGGATCGCTGAAAAACAAGCTGATACTGATTCCCGCTGCGCTACTGGTTTCCGCCCTGCTGCCCGCGCTGGTTACGCCGCTGCTGATGATCGGCGGCCTCTTCCTCTGCTTCGAGGGCGTGGAAAAACTGCTGCACAAATTCCTGCACCGCCCCGCCGCAGGCCACTCCCCGCACGCCGTTCCCGACGAATTGGCAAACGAAGACGACAAAATCAAAGGCGCGGTGCGCACCGACTTCATCCTCTCGGCGGAAATCATCATCATCTCGCTGGGCACGCTCGCCCCCGAAGCGACGCTGGCCGACCGTGCGCTGGTGCTGACCGCCATCGGCTTGGGCATGACGGTATTCGTTTACGGGCTGGTGGCCGTTATCGTCAAACTCGACGACTTCGGACTCTTTCTCGCCCGACGCGGCGGCATACTCAAAAGCATAGGCGAAGGACTGGTATCGGCCATGCCGTATCTGATGCGCGGCCTGAGCGCGGCGGGTACGCTGGCGGTATTCCTCGTCGGCGGCGGCATGATCGCCCACAACGCGCCCGTGCTGGCCGACTTCCTGCACCAAATGCATTGGCACGAAGGCTTCGCGGGGTCGCTGGCCTCCCTGCTGACCGGCCTCGCCTCCGGTGCGGCAGCCTGCGCCGTGGTTCTGCCGCTGATGAAGCTCTTCGGCAAAAAACATTGA
- a CDS encoding TetR/AcrR family transcriptional regulator, whose amino-acid sequence MDTREKIITTAYNTFYRHGFHACGVELLAQRSGVTKRTLYAHFGSKEGLAEAVLAYRHAQFMDNMRAALDRLPPAQTVEAYLQFIVDWTQSEDFYGCLFINACAEFSENTALPKRHAAAHKREIRALLLARLQEAGFAEAEQTADMLFLLGEGMIVAAQTGQGDAVTAQQAAAQALLQADL is encoded by the coding sequence ATGGATACCCGCGAAAAAATCATCACCACCGCCTATAACACCTTCTACCGGCACGGATTTCATGCCTGCGGTGTCGAGCTGCTCGCACAACGCTCAGGCGTAACCAAACGCACTCTATACGCCCACTTCGGCAGCAAAGAAGGCTTGGCCGAAGCCGTGCTGGCCTACCGCCACGCACAGTTTATGGACAATATGCGTGCGGCACTCGACCGCCTGCCCCCGGCGCAAACCGTTGAAGCCTATCTGCAATTTATCGTCGATTGGACACAGTCGGAAGATTTCTACGGCTGCCTGTTCATCAACGCCTGCGCCGAATTTTCCGAAAACACCGCCTTGCCCAAGCGCCACGCCGCCGCACACAAACGGGAAATCCGTGCCCTGCTGTTGGCGCGTTTGCAGGAGGCCGGCTTTGCTGAAGCGGAACAAACCGCAGACATGCTGTTTTTGCTGGGTGAAGGCATGATTGTTGCCGCACAAACAGGCCAGGGTGACGCGGTAACAGCACAGCAGGCGGCCGCACAGGCATTGTTGCAGGCGGATTTGTGA
- a CDS encoding HPP family protein, protein MNVKNPLFAATELCPPRLPWKNIALAWLGACLAAAAVAFAQDRLAVALILGSFGASCLLVFAYPQSPFAQPRNVVGGHFAASLTGLVFLAVFGAHWWSMALAVGTAVALMLVLRVPHPPAGSNPFIVMLAGASWDFLLMPTLLGSLILVAVALLYNNCGTGRRYPTYWW, encoded by the coding sequence ATGAATGTGAAAAACCCTCTTTTTGCCGCTACGGAGCTTTGCCCGCCGCGCCTGCCGTGGAAAAACATTGCTTTGGCGTGGCTGGGCGCATGTCTGGCTGCTGCCGCCGTGGCTTTTGCCCAAGACCGCTTGGCGGTGGCACTGATTTTGGGGTCGTTCGGTGCGAGCTGTCTGCTGGTGTTTGCCTATCCGCAAAGCCCGTTTGCCCAGCCGCGCAATGTGGTCGGCGGGCATTTTGCCGCTTCGCTTACGGGGCTGGTTTTTCTTGCCGTTTTCGGTGCGCATTGGTGGAGTATGGCGCTGGCGGTGGGAACGGCGGTGGCGCTGATGCTGGTTTTGCGCGTGCCGCATCCGCCTGCGGGGTCGAACCCGTTTATCGTGATGCTCGCCGGTGCGTCTTGGGATTTTCTGCTGATGCCGACGCTGTTGGGTTCGCTGATTCTGGTTGCCGTGGCCTTGCTTTACAACAATTGCGGTACGGGCAGGCGTTATCCGACGTATTGGTGGTAA
- a CDS encoding LysR family transcriptional regulator codes for MPRIVLAMPPYDNSVQAYISIKLRLTIKRACTETDAPFSDGLTRNPPMREIKPLLVFATLLECKTMAAAAQKLGMSAPAVSQHIARLEREYGVKLFNRSTRSLTPTDAGRALADSCRRLLRCTDDAFAQLAQVNGEIGGEIRIALPSGMAAHPALHRSLNRLLREHPAVRPELVFDDDLVDLPRDGADIALRGGEHALDDENLIARPLARQQQLVCAAPAYLARHPVASPQDLSECRWLYCRTARLSMRRGADFFDLAADGEGIRCNRIGALLELVRAGLGLAVLPAGDIADDLSCGRLKNVLPDWTLPAVDVYAVTPYRVQSARTKAVLRILSEEFAAEEAV; via the coding sequence ATGCCGCGCATTGTATTGGCGATGCCGCCTTATGATAATAGCGTGCAGGCTTATATTTCGATTAAGCTCCGCTTAACAATAAAACGCGCCTGCACGGAAACGGATGCCCCGTTTTCAGACGGCCTCACAAGGAATCCGCCCATGCGCGAAATCAAGCCCCTTTTGGTGTTTGCCACCCTGCTCGAATGCAAAACAATGGCCGCCGCCGCGCAAAAGCTCGGCATGAGTGCACCTGCGGTCAGCCAGCATATCGCCCGTTTGGAACGGGAATACGGCGTGAAGCTGTTCAACCGCAGCACGCGCAGCCTCACGCCCACCGACGCGGGACGCGCCCTGGCCGATTCCTGCCGCCGCCTGCTGCGCTGCACCGACGACGCGTTTGCCCAACTTGCGCAGGTAAACGGCGAAATCGGCGGCGAAATCCGCATCGCCCTGCCCTCGGGCATGGCCGCCCATCCCGCGCTGCACCGCAGCCTCAATCGCCTGCTGCGCGAACATCCCGCCGTGCGTCCCGAGCTGGTGTTCGACGACGACCTGGTCGATTTGCCGCGCGACGGTGCCGACATCGCCCTGCGCGGCGGCGAACACGCGCTCGACGACGAGAATCTGATTGCCCGCCCGCTTGCCCGCCAGCAGCAGTTGGTCTGCGCCGCGCCCGCCTATCTCGCGCGGCATCCCGTGGCTTCGCCGCAGGATTTGTCCGAATGCCGCTGGCTGTATTGCCGCACCGCCCGCCTTTCCATGCGGCGCGGCGCGGATTTTTTCGACCTCGCCGCCGACGGGGAAGGCATACGCTGCAACCGTATCGGCGCGCTGCTCGAACTGGTACGCGCGGGCTTGGGCTTGGCCGTCCTGCCCGCAGGCGATATTGCGGACGACTTGTCCTGCGGCCGTCTGAAAAACGTCCTGCCCGACTGGACGCTGCCCGCCGTGGACGTATATGCGGTAACGCCCTACCGCGTCCAATCCGCCCGCACCAAAGCCGTGCTGCGCATCCTGTCGGAAGAATTTGCCGCAGAAGAGGCCGTCTGA
- a CDS encoding NAD(P)-dependent oxidoreductase: protein MKIAVIGATGLVGNAAVMELAARGHEVTAFARNTEKVFRADNVTAVAADVNAADFAGRLAGFDAVVSAFNPGWDNPNLAADFTRGANSITEAAKAAAVPYLLIVGGAGSLNAAPGVQLVDTPDFPKEVYPGANAARNLLDGLRPRRDVNWAFLSPAAMFAVNPVRFEKTGRYRIGKDDVLLDADGAPADISVADLACAIADDVQNKAHLFARFTVAGA from the coding sequence ATGAAAATCGCAGTTATCGGCGCAACAGGCTTGGTCGGCAACGCCGCCGTAATGGAACTTGCCGCACGCGGCCACGAAGTAACGGCCTTTGCCCGCAACACCGAAAAAGTATTCCGCGCAGACAATGTAACCGCCGTGGCGGCGGATGTGAACGCGGCGGATTTTGCCGGCAGGCTCGCAGGCTTTGATGCCGTTGTCAGCGCGTTCAATCCCGGCTGGGACAATCCGAATCTGGCGGCGGATTTCACACGCGGCGCAAACAGCATCACCGAAGCGGCCAAAGCCGCCGCCGTGCCCTATCTTCTGATTGTCGGCGGCGCGGGCAGCCTGAACGCCGCACCCGGCGTGCAGCTTGTCGATACGCCCGACTTTCCGAAAGAAGTCTATCCGGGCGCAAATGCCGCCCGCAATCTTCTGGACGGCCTGCGCCCCCGCCGCGACGTAAACTGGGCGTTTCTCTCGCCCGCCGCCATGTTTGCCGTCAATCCCGTGCGCTTTGAAAAAACCGGCCGCTACCGCATAGGAAAAGACGATGTGCTTCTGGATGCCGACGGCGCGCCCGCCGATATTTCGGTGGCCGACCTCGCCTGCGCCATCGCCGACGATGTGCAAAACAAGGCGCATCTGTTTGCGCGCTTTACCGTGGCCGGAGCATGA
- a CDS encoding nuclear transport factor 2 family protein produces MKKTFTLILAAAALSAGFAQAAPKDGHSRLQRNKANVLAFYDLAFNKHQPEEAVKKYVAEPYIQHNPTVADGGKAFVEAFAPFLKENPQSRAEVKRVVAEGDLVVLHVFSRTSPQDRGEAVVDIFRVDKAGKIVEHWDVIQPVPEKTVSGHSVF; encoded by the coding sequence ATGAAAAAAACCTTCACCCTGATTCTGGCCGCCGCCGCACTTTCCGCAGGCTTTGCCCAAGCCGCCCCCAAAGACGGCCACAGCCGGCTACAGCGCAACAAAGCCAACGTATTGGCGTTTTACGACTTGGCGTTTAACAAACACCAGCCCGAAGAGGCCGTGAAAAAATACGTTGCCGAACCCTACATCCAGCACAATCCCACCGTGGCCGACGGCGGCAAGGCGTTTGTCGAAGCGTTTGCCCCGTTTCTGAAAGAAAACCCGCAATCGCGTGCCGAAGTGAAACGCGTGGTTGCCGAGGGCGATTTGGTGGTGCTGCACGTGTTCAGCCGCACTTCGCCGCAGGACAGGGGCGAAGCCGTAGTGGATATTTTCCGCGTGGACAAGGCGGGCAAAATCGTCGAGCATTGGGATGTCATCCAGCCCGTGCCGGAAAAAACCGTCAGCGGACATTCGGTGTTTTAA
- a CDS encoding Lrp/AsnC family transcriptional regulator, giving the protein MAQFTIDKTDLRILQVVQADGRLSNVELSERVSLSPSPCLRRLKQLESEGYIRGYAALLSPKALKLGLQAFIRVSIDKSVTARGDFAQAVRGWPEVLSCFALTGETDYLLHAFFTDMTAFSHFVLDVLLSHPGVRDAKSSFVLDELKNTTALPLGHLHGETMEVFVEQEGV; this is encoded by the coding sequence ATGGCGCAGTTTACGATAGACAAAACCGATTTGCGGATTCTGCAAGTGGTGCAGGCCGACGGCAGGCTGAGCAATGTGGAGCTTTCCGAGCGCGTTTCCCTGTCGCCCTCGCCCTGCCTGCGGCGGCTCAAACAGCTCGAAAGCGAGGGCTATATCCGGGGCTATGCCGCGCTGCTCTCGCCCAAGGCTTTGAAGCTCGGCTTGCAGGCGTTTATCCGCGTGTCCATCGACAAATCGGTAACGGCGCGGGGGGATTTCGCACAGGCGGTGCGCGGCTGGCCGGAGGTGTTGAGCTGCTTCGCGCTGACGGGGGAAACCGATTATCTGCTGCACGCCTTTTTTACCGACATGACCGCGTTTTCCCATTTCGTGCTGGATGTGCTGCTGTCGCATCCGGGCGTGCGCGACGCGAAATCGAGTTTCGTGCTCGACGAGCTGAAAAACACCACCGCGCTGCCTTTGGGACATCTGCACGGGGAAACGATGGAGGTGTTTGTGGAACAGGAGGGCGTGTGA
- the lpxB gene encoding lipid-A-disaccharide synthase has protein sequence MTAPSPLIALCAGEASGDLLGAHLIEAIRSRCPQARFAGIGGARMAALGFESLYEQEKLAVRGFAEVVKRLPEILKIRKGLTADMLRLRPDVFVGIDAPDFNLHVEGRLKAAGIATVHYVSPSVWAWRRERVGQIVKQADRVLCLFPMEPQLYRDAGGRAEFVGHPMAQTLPLEADRAAARKRMKLDENIPVFALLPGSRVSEIDYMAPVFFQTARLVLQRLPAARFLLPVATHATRVRLLEILAREEYKNLPVQLMTTHTDLACTAADAVLVTSGTATLEVALCKRPMVISYKISPLTYAYVKRKIKVPHVGLPNILLGREAVPELLQGKAKPALLADALVKWYESPEEAAALADDFRGLHLMLKKDTAALAAQNVLEAAGVQA, from the coding sequence ATGACAGCCCCCTCCCCCCTTATCGCCCTCTGCGCCGGCGAAGCCTCCGGCGATCTGCTCGGCGCGCATCTGATCGAAGCCATACGCAGCCGCTGCCCGCAGGCGCGGTTTGCCGGCATCGGCGGCGCACGCATGGCCGCACTCGGTTTCGAGAGTTTGTACGAACAGGAAAAACTCGCCGTGCGCGGCTTTGCCGAAGTGGTCAAACGCCTGCCCGAAATCCTGAAAATCCGCAAAGGCCTCACCGCCGATATGCTGCGGCTGCGCCCCGATGTGTTTGTCGGCATCGACGCACCCGATTTCAATCTGCACGTGGAAGGCCGTCTGAAAGCGGCGGGCATCGCCACGGTACACTACGTCAGCCCCTCGGTGTGGGCGTGGCGGCGCGAGCGTGTGGGGCAAATCGTCAAACAGGCCGACCGTGTGCTCTGTCTGTTTCCGATGGAGCCGCAGCTCTACCGCGATGCGGGCGGGCGGGCGGAATTTGTCGGCCACCCGATGGCGCAGACCCTGCCGCTGGAAGCCGACCGCGCCGCCGCCCGCAAACGCATGAAGCTCGATGAGAATATTCCCGTGTTCGCCCTGCTTCCCGGCAGCCGCGTCAGCGAAATCGACTACATGGCACCGGTATTTTTCCAAACCGCCCGCCTCGTGCTGCAACGCCTGCCCGCCGCCCGCTTCCTGCTGCCCGTCGCCACCCACGCCACCCGCGTGCGCCTGCTCGAAATTCTGGCGCGGGAAGAATACAAAAACCTGCCCGTCCAACTGATGACCACCCATACCGACCTGGCCTGCACCGCCGCCGACGCGGTACTCGTTACCAGCGGCACGGCCACGCTGGAAGTGGCTCTGTGCAAGCGGCCGATGGTCATCAGCTACAAAATCTCGCCGCTTACCTACGCCTATGTGAAACGCAAAATCAAAGTGCCGCACGTCGGCCTGCCCAATATCCTGCTCGGGCGCGAAGCCGTGCCCGAACTCTTGCAGGGCAAGGCCAAGCCCGCCCTTTTGGCCGACGCGCTGGTCAAATGGTACGAATCGCCCGAAGAAGCCGCCGCGCTGGCAGACGATTTCCGCGGGCTTCACCTGATGCTGAAAAAAGACACCGCCGCCCTGGCCGCGCAAAACGTGCTGGAAGCGGCAGGCGTGCAGGCGTAA
- the prfB gene encoding peptide chain release factor 2 has translation MEAERINQLNNQLDDLEQRSADIRAYMDYQGKKERLEEVVGLSEDPELWNDPKRAQEIGKERKILEGVVLTLDSIASGIGDNRMLIEMAVEENDEAGFAAIENDVAGLEKQMADLEFKRMFNQPADPNNCFIDITAGAGGTEAEDWAGMLLRMYSRYAERKGFKLEVIEEDDGEIAGINRATIRVEGEYAYGLLRTETGVHRLVRYSPFDSNNKRHTSFASVFVYPEVDDSFEIEINPADLRTDTYRASGAGGQHINKTDSAVRITHLPTGIVVQSQSSRSQHENRRIVMEMLRSKLFELEMRKRNEEKQALEEGKADVGWGSQIRSYVLDSSRIKDLRTGHEVGNTKAVLDGDLDGFIEASLKQGV, from the coding sequence ATGGAAGCCGAACGCATCAACCAGCTCAACAACCAGTTAGACGATCTCGAACAGCGCAGCGCGGACATCCGCGCCTACATGGACTACCAGGGCAAAAAAGAACGCCTGGAAGAAGTGGTCGGCCTTTCCGAAGACCCCGAGCTCTGGAACGACCCCAAACGCGCCCAGGAAATCGGCAAAGAGCGCAAAATCCTCGAAGGCGTGGTGCTGACCCTCGACAGCATCGCCTCCGGCATCGGCGACAACAGAATGCTGATCGAAATGGCCGTGGAAGAAAACGACGAAGCCGGCTTTGCCGCCATCGAAAACGACGTGGCCGGCCTCGAAAAACAGATGGCGGATTTGGAATTCAAGCGGATGTTCAACCAGCCCGCCGATCCCAACAACTGCTTCATCGACATTACCGCCGGCGCGGGCGGCACCGAAGCCGAAGACTGGGCGGGTATGCTGCTGCGCATGTACAGCCGCTATGCCGAACGCAAAGGCTTCAAACTCGAAGTCATCGAAGAGGACGACGGCGAAATCGCCGGCATCAACCGCGCCACCATCCGCGTCGAAGGCGAATACGCCTACGGCCTTTTGCGCACAGAAACCGGCGTACACCGCCTCGTACGCTATTCCCCCTTCGATTCCAACAACAAACGCCACACCTCGTTTGCCTCCGTTTTCGTTTATCCTGAAGTGGACGACAGCTTTGAAATCGAAATCAACCCGGCCGACCTGCGCACCGACACCTACCGCGCATCCGGCGCGGGCGGCCAGCACATCAACAAAACCGATTCGGCGGTGCGCATCACCCACCTCCCCACCGGCATCGTCGTCCAATCCCAATCCAGCCGCTCGCAGCACGAAAACCGCCGCATCGTTATGGAAATGCTGCGTTCCAAATTGTTCGAACTGGAAATGCGCAAGCGCAACGAAGAAAAACAAGCCCTCGAAGAAGGCAAGGCCGACGTGGGCTGGGGCAGCCAGATACGCTCTTACGTACTCGATTCCTCCCGCATCAAAGACCTGCGCACCGGCCACGAAGTCGGCAACACCAAAGCCGTCCTCGACGGCGACCTCGACGGCTTCATCGAAGCAAGCCTGAAACAGGGCGTATAA
- a CDS encoding GIY-YIG nuclease family protein has protein sequence MSPNPSAADWSVYLILCENGALYCGISNRPAQRFAAHLAGRGARYTRMHKPKEMRLTCGGLDKSAAQKREAAVKRLNKAQKTQLWHTAVPPTDTEKPA, from the coding sequence ATGTCCCCGAACCCGTCCGCCGCCGATTGGAGCGTCTACCTCATCCTGTGCGAAAACGGCGCACTCTACTGCGGCATCAGCAACCGCCCCGCGCAACGCTTCGCCGCCCACCTCGCCGGACGCGGCGCACGCTACACCCGTATGCACAAACCGAAAGAAATGCGCCTTACCTGCGGCGGCCTCGACAAAAGCGCGGCGCAAAAACGCGAAGCGGCAGTCAAACGCCTGAACAAAGCGCAGAAAACACAGCTCTGGCACACCGCCGTCCCACCCACCGACACAGAAAAACCGGCATGA
- the ruvC gene encoding crossover junction endodeoxyribonuclease RuvC: MNKPLRILGIDPGSRTTGFGIIDVIGREHHYVASGCIKTIAGDELAGRIGIIVENLTAIITQYRPQQAAVEKVFVNANPASTLMLGQARGAAIAALVIHGLPVYEYTALQVKQAVVGQGKAAKEQVQHMVVRMLRLSGTPQADAADGLAAALTHALRNNSLAAKLHPDGLQIKGGRFR; encoded by the coding sequence ATGAACAAACCCCTGCGCATCCTCGGCATCGACCCCGGCAGCCGCACCACCGGCTTCGGCATCATTGATGTCATCGGCCGCGAACACCACTACGTCGCCTCCGGCTGCATCAAAACCATCGCCGGCGACGAACTGGCCGGCCGCATCGGCATCATCGTTGAAAACCTTACCGCCATCATCACCCAATACCGCCCGCAACAGGCCGCCGTGGAAAAAGTGTTCGTCAATGCCAATCCCGCCTCCACCCTTATGCTCGGTCAGGCACGCGGCGCGGCAATTGCCGCCCTGGTCATACACGGGCTGCCCGTATACGAATACACCGCCCTGCAAGTCAAACAAGCCGTTGTCGGACAAGGAAAAGCCGCCAAAGAACAAGTGCAGCACATGGTTGTACGTATGCTGCGCCTGTCCGGCACCCCGCAGGCCGATGCCGCCGACGGCCTCGCCGCCGCACTTACCCATGCCCTGCGCAACAACAGCCTTGCCGCCAAGCTCCACCCCGACGGCCTGCAAATCAAAGGCGGGCGGTTCAGATAG